In Chitinophaga sp. H8, the sequence AGGCACACTTGCAGCTGCCGGAAAAGGTATTGCAGTTTGGCACTGGTGTATTGCTACGGGGATTACCTGACTATTTTATAGATAAGGCTAATAAAGCAGGTTTATTCAATGGCAGGGTGGTAGTGGTGAAATCTACCGGTGGTGGTGCTGCGGATTTTGACGGGCAGGACAATTTGTATACCCTGTGCATCCGTGGTGTTGCAGGTGGGGAGCAGGTAACAGAAAACTGGATCAATGCAGCTATCAGCAGGGTATTGTCTGCCGGAGAACATTGGCAACAAATCCTTGCCTGTGCGCATAGTGCAGCAATGGAAGTGGTGATCTCTAACACGACAGAGGTAGGGATTACCCTGAGTGATGATGATATTTTTGCAGCGCCGCCCGCCTCTTTTCCAGGTAAGCTGCTGGCATTTCTGTATGAGCGTTTCCGGCACTTTAAAGGAGATGCTGAAAAAGGCATGGTAATTATCCCCGCGGAGCTGATTCCTGACAACGGTACCAAACTGAAGGAAATAGTGCTGGAGCTGGCTACCCGTAATAAACTGGAAGCTGCTTTCATTACCTGGCTGAATACGGCCAATCATTTCTGTAATTCGCTGGTAGACCGTATTGTGCCAGGCAGGCTTCCTGCTGAGGAGCAGGCCAATGTTGAAAAAGAGCTGGGATATACGGATGGGTTGATGATCATGGCGGAGGCTTATCGCCTGTGGGCCATTGAAACAGACAGTGAAAAGGTGAAGGCGGTATTGTCATTCAATGAGGCTGATGAAGGCGTAGTGATCGTGCCGGATATCAATTTATTCCGGGAGCTGAAATTGCGCTTGTTGAACGGATCGCATACGCTGAGCTGCGGACTCGCAGTATTGGCAGGATTTGATACGGTGAAAGATGCGATGGACGATCCGGAGATGGAGGGATATATCCGTGCATTGCTCCGGCAGGAGCTGGTACCTGCTATTACCGACCTGTATATACGGGAAGAAACTGCGATGACATTTGCGGAAGCAGTGCTTGACCGTTTCCGTAATCCGTATATTGCCCACCGTTGGCTGGCCATTACGATGCAGTATACTTCCAAAATGAAAATGCGGGATGTACCTGTTTTACTGAAGCATTACCAGCGTACTCAGGAAGTGCCCCGGTTAATAGCCTTAGGGTTTGCTGCGCACCTGTTATTTATGCGCAGCCGTAAGGATACCAGCGGACAATATACCGGTGAGGTCAATGGCCAGACATACCTGATACAGGATGATTTCGCAGCCTGGTACCATGATAAATGGCAAAGGCTGGAACCAGCAGTACTGGTAAAAGAAGTACTTGGTGATACTGCCGTATGGGGAACTGATCTGACAGCCGTTAAAGGATTTGCCCATACCGTGACGGTATTGCTGGGTGATATGTTGAGGGAAGGGGCGCGTGCTATGCTTTCAGGCTCTTTACGGGATTCATCAATGCCGCTTTGATACTTTGAAAACCTACGGTAAGGATGGCGATGCCAATCGTTAGCAAGCCTGCCAGCACAAATACCCACCATGCGATCTCTGTTTTATAGACGAAGCCCTGGAGCCACCGGTTCATCGTATACCAGGCTATTGGAAAAGCGATCAGTAAGGCCATAGCTACTGGCTTCAGGAAATCAGTAGATAACAGTAAAATGATATTGGGCACAGAGGCACCTAATGTTTTGCGTACACCTATTTCTTTGGTACGCTGTGCTGCGGTAAACATGGCCAGTCCAAATAAGCCAAGACAAGAAATGAAGATAGCCAGGAATGCAAAGTAATTAGCCAGTTTGCTCACTACCTGCTCGTTTTTGTATAGTTTGGTATATTCCTGATCAGAAAACTGGTAAGAGAAGGGAATACCCGGATTGATGGTTTTACAGAGCTTTTCCAGGGCCGCCAGCGTTGTCTGTGTTTTACCAGCGGTGGTGCGTACCAGCAAAGTACCCCATTTAGGGCTGGTATCCAGCCGGATAAATAATGGTTCAATCGCATCGTGCATAGAGCTGAAATGAAAATCTTTCAATACCCCGATGATCTCACCTTTGTCGGTACCCCAGATGAAAGGTTTACCGATGGGGTCCGTATATCCTATCTTTTTAACTGCTGTTTCATTTAAAATATAGTTGGCAGAATCGGCCCCAAATTCGCGGGAGAAATCACGCCCTGCCAGTAATCTGAGGTCCAGGGTTTTTACAAAATCATAGCCCACCACCGCATCAGAAAAAAGCACTTCCTGGCTGGGGTCTTTACCTACCCAGCCAATATCACCTCTTGAATGACTGATCACTGTAGGCGTTTCACGCATTTTTGAAATGGACACGATGCCAGGCAGCTTGCCGGCTTCTTCTTTCAGCAGGTCGTATTTGTTGATCAGCCCGCCTTCCATTGGAATATAAAGCAGGTTTTCCCGGTTATAGCCGAGGTTTTTAGTTTGTACATAATCCAGCTGTTGGTAAATGATTATCATGCCTACGATCAGTATGGCAGACAAAGCAAACTGGAATACCACCAGGCTCTTACGGAAAAATGTTGCCCCGGTACTGAATTTCAGGTTGCCTTTTAATACTTTGACCGGATTGAGAGATGAAAGAAAAAACGCAGGATAACTGCCTGCCACCAATCCGGTGATAACCATCAGCCCCAGCAGGAGGGCCCAGAAAGCAGGTTGGGTGGTGGGTAACAGCAGCTGTTTGCCGGTGAGTGTATTAAATGCCGGCAGCAGTAATACTACCAGTGCTATTGCAATCATTACGGAACAGAGTGTGAGCAGGATCGCTTCACATACAAACTGCAACATCAGCGTACGACGTACGGCGCCTACTACTTTTCTTACGCCTACTTCCTTAGCCCGCTGGGTAGCTCCCGCAGTGGCCAGGTTCATAAAATTAATACAGGCTATCAGCAGGATGAAAACAGCTACCAGGCTAAAGAGATGTACGTATGCTATACGGCCACCATCGATCTTCCCGTTTTGAAAAGTAGCATGAAGATATTTTTCAGGAAAGGGTTGTAGGCCCAATTCGGTAAATGCTTCCTTATGTTGGGACTTATAGCTGGCAAGAAAGCCTTTGATCTTGGCCGCTACTTTAGCAGGATCTGTACCCTGGTGCAATTGCAGATAGGTAGCAGGGTTTGCGCTCCCCCAGTTACTTACCCAGCTATTCGCCTTTGTGTAGTCCTGCCAGTTTCTCAGAAAATCAAATTGTTGGGAAGAATAGGCTGGTACATTTTCAAAAATTGCTGTTACAGTAAGGTCTTCTTTGTTTTCATACCGGATAGTTTGTCCAATCGCTCTTTCCGGACTACCAAAGAATTGTGCTGCCATTTTACGGGAAATAGCAATACCTCCGGGTACGTTCAAAGCGGTTGCGGGCGTACCTTGTAACAATGGATAACTGAACATCTTCAGGAAGTCTTCCCCCACGTAGGCCCCTTCCACCTTAAACAATTGCCCGTTTGCTGAAAAGATACGGGGAAAGGAGCTTTCCATACTGCTGGCATATGTTACTTCCGGGACCATTCTTTTTAATTCATTGGCCAACAGGCCTTGTGTAAGGTAAGTGCCTTCGATCTTACCATCATAATGATTGATTTCATATACCTGGTAGAGTTGTGCATCGTTTGCATGAAAGCGGTCCATACTGCGTTCATCCTGTATCCAAAGGATCACCAGGAGGCTGCAAGCCAGTCCGGATGCCAGCCCGAGTATATTGATCGCCGAAAAGGCTTTGTTACGGATCAGATTCCGCCATGCTATTTTAAAATAGTTACCCAACATAAAATCCGCATTTCAGTTATTATATGTGCTGTAAATAGTATGCCATTCATCTAATGTGCTTATAAACAGAATGTTAGATGACTATTGTTATCAGGTAATGTTCATTTTCAGTACATGCATTGTTCAGTAACGAACAGGCAGTTGCCTGTTTTTTAGCAATATATTAAGAAATGATCAGGTACAGTGGATGATTAATTACCCTACTTTCATACCTGCTGCAGCGCTATTGAGGGGACCCACTTCACTATAATACGATAGCATGATAAAGTACTTTTCTTTTGCAGGATTATTGTTATTAGCCTTTGGCTGCCACACTACATCAGATAAGCCGCATACGGTTGCAACAAAGGCTACGCCTGGCCCTACGCGCCTATATGCACAGGCAGTGGGCGATTCCTTCTCGGTTTTTGTAAGTCTGCCGGAAGATTACCATCCGCAAGAGAAAAAAAGTTTTCCGGTAGTATACCTGCTGGATGCCAACTTATATTTCGATATCATGGCTACCACTATTCGTAAATATGCTGAAGTAGGTCTGGCGCCTGAAGTAATTCTGGTAGGCATTGGCTACAAGGATTTTCCGACTATGGATTCCCTGCGTAACCGGGATGATACCTATCCGCAGGCTATTCCGGAATATGAAATGTCTGTAAGCGGTGGGGCCGACAAGTTCCTATCATTCATCAATAATGAGCTGGTGCCCTATATCGATCATACTTATCAAACAGATACTACCAAACGTGTGTTGATGGGGCATTCATTAGGAGGGTATTTTACAATGTATGCCTTAGAGCAATCTTTATCAGGAAAAGCACATAAATTGCACAACTACATTGCTGCAAGTCCCTCTCTGCACTACAATAACTATTATCTGCTACATCAGCTAAAAACAAGTACTGTCCGGCAGCCGGACAATACCAAGGTATACATTACCTATGGCGGGCTGGAAAATTCGAATGATCCTGCTTCAATAACGCTGGATAGCCTGTCGGCCCAGCTGGCAGCCGTGTTTCCCAAACATGCCAATGGTGGTGTTACCTATAAATACGATATCTATTCCAGCCTTGATCATATGGATACGCAATTACCCACCTTCATTAAAGGGATGCAATGGGTGTTTGCCCCTTGAGCTGTTTACTGCGATTCATAATATTAGCTGGCAGAGAAGTTATCCTTCATGGGCTACCGGGTATTTAATCTATAGTTCTGTATTTTTGCTGTTTGGTTAATCCATTTAATCACTCATGAAAATTACATTTGAGCAATATCATCCATTCTGGAAACAGGTATTTGATGACCTGAAAAAAGAGCTGGCGCAGGAGATAGGTTTTCTGGAGCCTCAGATCGAACATATTGGCAGTACCTCTGTGGAAGGTCTGTCGGCCAAACCCATAATAGATATCCTGGTAGGTGTTAAAAATGAGGAAGATCTGGATCTTATTCCCCCGGTGCTGATGAGAAAAGATTATGTGTATTATGAAAAGTACAATAAGGAGATGCCTTACCGCCGATTTTTTGTAAAATTAAAGCAACCTCCCCAAAGCTTGTCATTGCCGGTTCATATCAGGCCTGCTGATACTATTCCTGAAGAGTTGCATAATCATGCACTTCGGGTAGCGCATATTCATGTGATGCTATTGGATACTGAACATTGGATCCGTCATATCGCTTTCCGTGATTATCTTCGCACCCATCCGGAAGTCAAAGAGGAGTATCAGCAATTGAAAGAAAAATTAAGTATACAGGAGTGGAAAGACGGTAATGAATACAATGAAGCAAAGGATGTATTCCTGAAGAGAGAAGAACAAAAAGCGATCAACTGGTATCACCAATTGCCGCGTTGACCAATCTTCCTGACATAAACTAAAAAAGTATATGAACAACATAAACCTGAGAGCAATTGCACAAAAATATGCAGGAGGAAAAAGGTTGAATGACTTTATTGAATATGGGGGTGTAGCAGCTGCTATTGAAACTATTACCGGCAATATTTATACAGGCATTAGTATTGATACCGCTTGTTCTATGGGGTTTTGTGCGGAGCATAGCGCCGTGGCGGAAATGCTGAAGCATGGAGAATGCCGGATAAAAGCTATGGTGGCAGTGGATGAAGAAGGACATGCCGTTCCGCCTTGTGGCAGATGCCGGGAGCTGATCAGTCAGCTTTCAAAGGAGAATCTGCAGACTATTGTTGAGGTCAGGGATGGCGTTTTCGTTACCTTAGCAGAGATATTACCATATGACTGGAAAGACGATTCAGGAAGAGACTGGTAAAGGCTTCCGCTATCAAATCACGATAAGCTAATAATGAGATCATGTCACTTCCTGCTAAAATAAAAGAGATCAGCGACGCACAGGAATTCAAGCAGTTTTATCTTGAGGATTCCCGCTATTCCTATTGTGAGGAGTGTAGCAATGTGGAATATTCGCATGGGAACGGATTCCTGGAAATTGTAGCTTTAGAGGATTTACAAAAGTTACATAACAAGCATATTGGGCACCAGGCACGCAGAAAGTTTTATAGCATTATTCTTTTGTCGGCAGGTGAGGTAACGGAAGTGATCGGGCATCAGAAATATCATTTTGGTCCGCAAAGCATGTATTTTATTCCTGAAAATCAGCTCCATGCTATTGAGTCCTGGAGTGAAGATATAAAGGGCATCCTCTGTATGTTTGATGCAGATTATTTTCTACTGTGTATCAAGCACCAGATCAAGCTTAACCAATTTCCCTTTTTTCAGTTGGATAAAGCCCCTTATATAAAATTATCTGACCGGGAAACTCAGATGATGCAACACCTGTTCTGGAAGCTCAGCAGTGAAAAGTGCCAGAAAAAGACTTTTAACGATGATTTACTGGTCAGAATGTTCCTTAATATTATCCTGCTGGAAGCTGAGCGGATTTATAATAGTCATACTACGGCGCAACCCTATAATCTTTCCCGGAAAGAGCAGTTGGTAGCGCAATTTCAATTGCTGGTAAACCAGCATTTTCTGGAAAAAAAACAGGTGAACGAATATGCAGGCCTGCTGCATGTACATCCCCATTATCTGAATGATGTGGTACGGGAAACTACCGGTTTTTCTGCCAGTTATTTTATACAGCAGCAGCTCATACAAGAAGCTAAATCCCATTTGCTGCAAACCAATGCCACTGTTTCTATGATCGCAGCTGCACTTAACTTTGAGGATGACTCCTACTTTGGCCGGTTTTTCAAGAAGCTGACCGGACTCACTCCCCTGCAATACCGGAAGCAGCACAAACATCAATAATATGTGATTTGTACCATTTTGCCTCCCAAAAGTGTTAGCGCAACCTTTTAGATGTAGCTAGCTTTGTTATATCAAATTAATAGTTATGACAAATGCAGTAAACAAAACGCCGGAGGTGGGAGCCATTACACTATTACAATTTTATGCAGCATGGTGTTATCCGTGTAAAATGATGATGCCGGTAATAGCATCTATACAACGGAAAAAATATGATTGGCTGAATGTTCAGCAGATTGATATTGATGCACAGGAGACAGTAGCAGACAGCTATCATGTCAGGGCTGTACCTACTTTTGTAGCCCTTAAAGATAACAAAGAGGTATGGAGGAGTTCCGGTGTATTACCGGAACATACTTTGATCGAAACATTATCCATGTTAAAATAGTCCTTTAGCTGCTGGATGACATTAGCACATCTTTAATTTAATCAGTATTCTGATGCAGCAATTTTTAACCTTAACTGACTGAGATGAACACATATCTGGAATTGATTGTTTTTTCATTAGCCATTGGCACAGGCGCCACTATTGTGATGGATATTTATGCAATTATTAACAAGCGCTTTTTTAATGTTCCGTCTTTGGATTATGGATTGTTGGGACGCTGGATCGGACATTTTAAAAAAGGTTTATTTTCCCATACCACGATTATTCAGGCCGGGAAGATTCCGCACGAACGTGCTATTGGATGGATGACACATTACCTTATCGGGATTACTTTTGCTTTTTTGCTCTTGCTGATCTGGGGAACTGGCTGGGCATATAAACCCACCTTTGGACCAGCCATTGCCATTGGGCTGTTGACAACCATCGCGCCATGGTTTATGATGCAGCCGGCATTCGGATTTGGTATCGCAGCATCCAAAACCCCTAATCCTAAACAGGCAAGATGGAGGAGCCTGAAAGCGCACACTATATATGGAGTAGGGTTGTACCTGGCAGCATGGGTGCTCAGTAGGATCATTTCATAGAAAAAGCTATCGGTATAGCTCCATTTATCAAAACAAAAAATGGCTATGTTTGCAGTACTTTAACCAAACAGTCATGAGAGTTATATCAGTAAGGGAAAACCCGGAATATAAGGATAAGACTATCGGATATCTGCAACGCAGTTGGCCGGAAGTATATCCTGTGATATACGAGGATAGTGTAACCCATAGTCTTACCAGCCGCAATCCATTGCCGCAATGGTATCTGCTGGAGCTGGACGGGATGATTATTGGTTGTGCCGGATTGATCACAAATGATTTTATCAGCCGGGTAGATCTGTATCCCTGGGTGTGTGCGATATATGTTGATGAACACCACAGAGGCAAAGGGTATGGCGCTTTGCTACTGGAAAAAGCGAAGGAAGATACTGCAAAAGCTGGTTTTACCCATTTATACCTCTCCACAGATCATGTGGGTTATTATGAAAAATATGGGTTCACGTATATTGGACAAGGTTATCATCCCTGGGAGGAAGAGTCCCGCATATATGAGATTCGTGTGAAGGGAGTTGAATAACTCCCTTTTTTATGCTATCCTTTTTCCCGCTTGCGGAAAAGTTTTTCCCGATTTGCTAAATCATTTGTTTTATTCTCCTGCATCTTTGCACTGATTTTAATATTCGGCAGCAATCGTAATTCCCCCAACAACTTATCTGTTGCAATGGGCGTTGCTGAAATTAACCTGATAGGTGCTGTAGCAAAAGGCAACCTGTATTTAAAGGAAAGTAATTGCCTGATTCCCCTGTGGGTGGAATTGGAAGGCAAACCTATTGCCATTAAATAAACTGGAGCATCTGGCAGCAGTTGTTTAACATATCATACAAGCAAAAACGAGATACAATTAATGGAAAAAAGAGTAATAGTCTGGCATGACAGTATCAACGCACCGGCAGAAAACGACCGCATCCGTAATGTTTTTGCTGTCACCAGGATCATTCCAGTGATGGTCCTGGTGTTGCTTTTGAGCAGTCTGGGTGTTATCGCGCAGGAGCAACAGGGAGGTACTATCCGAGGTAAGCTGGTAACAGCGGATGGCAAACCGGTAGAATTTGCAACGGTGGCCTTACTCCGCAATGCAGATTCGGCTGTTGTAAAGGGTACAATAAGTAATCCGGACGGGAGTTTCGTATTACAGGAGGTAGCACATGGTACTTATTATATCAACGCCAGCTTTATGGGGTACCAACCGCTGCGCACAGCTGTATTTATCTTGTCGGCTAAGAATAATGAGGTGCAGTTGGATACCCTCCGTTTGCTGTCGAACGAAAAGATGCTGGGTGCCGTAACGGTAACTGCACGGAAACCTTTGCTGGAACAACGAGCCGACCGTACCATCCTGAATATTGAAAACAGTATCCTTTCAGAAGGCAATACCGCGCTGGAATTGCTGCAGAAAGCACCTGGGGTAACAGTAGCTGAAAATGGCAGTATTTCCCTGAAAGGAAAACCTGGTGTGAATGTGATGCTGAACGGAAAGCTGACTTACCTGTCTCAACAGGAGCTGACCCATTTACTGAGGGGCACTACTTCCAATTCCGTATCAAAAATAGAGATTATTCCCAACCCACCTGCTAAGTATGATGCAGCAGGCACAGCAGGTATCATAAACATTGTACTGAAGAAAAGTGAAAAAAGCGGCCTGAACGGCAATGTTTATACCAATTATGCCCGTAGCAGGGCCAACCGTTATGGGGCGGGTATGAGCCTTAATTATGGAGGAGAAAAGGCCAATGTATATGGTAGTTATAACCATGCCTTCCGGGGTGAGGTAGAATACCTGGATTATATCCGCCGTTTTCGCAATGAGGGGCATACTGGCGCACCGGACAGGACTTCGTACTCTAAAACAGCTACGGATGAGCCATTGTATACCAATAACTTTAAAGCAGGGGCCGATTACCATGTAAACGCCAAAAATACGATTGGGGTGCTACTGAATGGCAATGTGGGTAAATACAATAATAATAGCGTCACCAATAACCGCCTGGTAAATACAGCAGAAAAACTGATTTATGATGCTGCCAGTAACAGCAATAGTGAACAGCGGTGGACCAATCTATCCTATAATCTGAACTACCTGCATAAGTTTGATAAACCAGGACAGGAAATTTCTTTTGACCTGGATCATACTTATAACGATTTTAAAGGAAAACAATACCTGGCCACCAGGTATAAGGATGAGGAAGGACAGGAGCCTTTACCATTTTCATCCCGCAAAGGCGATATCCCTTCGCTTACTAAAGTATATGTAGCCAAGGTAGATTATACGCAGCCTTTTTGGAGGGATGGAAAATTTGAAACAGGCTGGAAGAGTAGCTATGTAACCGTAAATAATGATCTCAAATACGATACCCTGCGAAATGAGCAATGGGTACCAGATGCCAATACTAGTAATCACTTTAAATATAAAGAGAGCATCCATGCGGGTTATCTGAATTTTAGCAAGGAAGTGGACGGGTGGAGTTTACAGGCAGGGGTGCGTGGAGAATATACCCGCACTACCGGCCATCAGGTTACGACAGACTCCCTGGTAAAGCGGGATTACCTGCAGATATTTCCTAGTCTGGCAGTATCGAAAACATTGCGTGGAGACCAGAAATTGCAGTTTTCGTACAGCCGAAGGGTAGAGCGCCCTGATTATGATGAGTTGAATCCATTTCGGGTGTTCCGCGATCCCTATCTGTATTATGAAGGGAATCCCTTCTTGCAGCCACAGTTGACAGATGCGGTTGAGCTCAGCCATGTGTTGCATGATAAATTAACTTCGAGTATCTATTACAGTAATACCAGCAAGGTAGTGAACTGGGTGATGGGGCAGGACAATACTACCAATACCAGTTACGAACAGCCACAGAATCTGAAGAGTATGGTGAATTATGGTGTAAGCCTGACCGCATCCATGCCGTTTACTAAATGGTGGTCTGCCAATTATTTCTTTAACCTGTTTCATACAGTATACAAAGGCAATGAACAGAACGAACATTTGTTTAACGAGATTACCGGATATAGCTTTAACCTGCAGAATGCCTTCCAGTTTGGTAAAGGATTTTCCGGAGAGCTAAGTGGCTATTATGAATCAAAGGGAATCTATGGGATGTTTGTAACGGAACCTATTTACGTAGTATCATTAGGTGCTCAGAAACAATTGTTCAACAAAAAGTACACCGCCAAGATCATGGTAAATGACCTTTTCCAGACAGATCAATGGAAGCAGCGTATGTTGTATGACAATATTGATATGAACGGGCATGTCCGGTTTGATAGCCGTAAGATCACCGTTTCTCTATCTTACCGTTTTGGCAGTAATAAAACTACGGTGCGGGAGCGCAAATCCGGCAGTGAGGATATCAATAGCCGGGTAAAAAGCGGGGGCTGATAATCAGATCAATCCGCTCTCAGGCTTTTCACCGGATTGGTGAGGGCTGTTTTAATAGCTTGTGTACTAACGGTGAGGACGGCCACTATCAGGGCTACCAGTCCGGCCAGCGCAAATATCCACCAGGAAAGTGCAGTACGGTAGGCAAAATCTTCCAGCCATTTATGCATAGCATACCAGGCCAGTGGCCCTGCAATCAGGAAGGCCAGCATTACCAGTTTCAGAAAATCTTTGGAGAGCAGTAGAACAATATTACCAACAGAAGCTCCGAGCACTTTTCTTACACTGATTTCTTTTTTACGTTGCTGAATGGTAAAAGACGCCAGTCCGAACAGCCCGAGGCAGGCCACAAAAATAGCCAGGGAAGCAAACAGCAGAAAGATGTGCCCCAGTTGTTTATCTGTCCGGTATTGTTTGTCAAAATAAGCATCCAGGAAGAAGTAGTCGTACGGATCGTCCGGGAAAAAACGGGTATATTCTTTGCCTATCGCTGCAATTGTTTTATCGGGGTGCAGCATATTCATCCGGATGGCGTAAAAGTTATTGTAAGAAGTGCCCAGGCGAAAGATAATGGGATTCACATTACTACGCAGGGATTCCTGGTGGTAATCTTTCAATATACCTACTATCGCCAGGGTATCTCCCTGGAAATTTATTTTCTGTTGTATAGCTGATTCGGGTGATGTAAATCCCAGTGCCTTACAGGCAGTTTCGTTCAGCAATGCGCCATCCCGGGCATCACTACCACCCGCTTCTGACAAGTTGCGTCCGGCCAGTAGTTTAATCTGGAAAGTCTTTAAGAAATCTTCATCTATAGTTACCTCATTCAGCCCTATACTGGCACGCGGATCCTGGCTAAGCCG encodes:
- a CDS encoding alpha/beta hydrolase, giving the protein MIKYFSFAGLLLLAFGCHTTSDKPHTVATKATPGPTRLYAQAVGDSFSVFVSLPEDYHPQEKKSFPVVYLLDANLYFDIMATTIRKYAEVGLAPEVILVGIGYKDFPTMDSLRNRDDTYPQAIPEYEMSVSGGADKFLSFINNELVPYIDHTYQTDTTKRVLMGHSLGGYFTMYALEQSLSGKAHKLHNYIAASPSLHYNNYYLLHQLKTSTVRQPDNTKVYITYGGLENSNDPASITLDSLSAQLAAVFPKHANGGVTYKYDIYSSLDHMDTQLPTFIKGMQWVFAP
- a CDS encoding cytidine deaminase family protein, yielding MNNINLRAIAQKYAGGKRLNDFIEYGGVAAAIETITGNIYTGISIDTACSMGFCAEHSAVAEMLKHGECRIKAMVAVDEEGHAVPPCGRCRELISQLSKENLQTIVEVRDGVFVTLAEILPYDWKDDSGRDW
- a CDS encoding DUF2938 domain-containing protein, translating into MNTYLELIVFSLAIGTGATIVMDIYAIINKRFFNVPSLDYGLLGRWIGHFKKGLFSHTTIIQAGKIPHERAIGWMTHYLIGITFAFLLLLIWGTGWAYKPTFGPAIAIGLLTTIAPWFMMQPAFGFGIAASKTPNPKQARWRSLKAHTIYGVGLYLAAWVLSRIIS
- a CDS encoding thioredoxin family protein codes for the protein MTNAVNKTPEVGAITLLQFYAAWCYPCKMMMPVIASIQRKKYDWLNVQQIDIDAQETVADSYHVRAVPTFVALKDNKEVWRSSGVLPEHTLIETLSMLK
- a CDS encoding ABC transporter permease, with translation MLGNYFKIAWRNLIRNKAFSAINILGLASGLACSLLVILWIQDERSMDRFHANDAQLYQVYEINHYDGKIEGTYLTQGLLANELKRMVPEVTYASSMESSFPRIFSANGQLFKVEGAYVGEDFLKMFSYPLLQGTPATALNVPGGIAISRKMAAQFFGSPERAIGQTIRYENKEDLTVTAIFENVPAYSSQQFDFLRNWQDYTKANSWVSNWGSANPATYLQLHQGTDPAKVAAKIKGFLASYKSQHKEAFTELGLQPFPEKYLHATFQNGKIDGGRIAYVHLFSLVAVFILLIACINFMNLATAGATQRAKEVGVRKVVGAVRRTLMLQFVCEAILLTLCSVMIAIALVVLLLPAFNTLTGKQLLLPTTQPAFWALLLGLMVITGLVAGSYPAFFLSSLNPVKVLKGNLKFSTGATFFRKSLVVFQFALSAILIVGMIIIYQQLDYVQTKNLGYNRENLLYIPMEGGLINKYDLLKEEAGKLPGIVSISKMRETPTVISHSRGDIGWVGKDPSQEVLFSDAVVGYDFVKTLDLRLLAGRDFSREFGADSANYILNETAVKKIGYTDPIGKPFIWGTDKGEIIGVLKDFHFSSMHDAIEPLFIRLDTSPKWGTLLVRTTAGKTQTTLAALEKLCKTINPGIPFSYQFSDQEYTKLYKNEQVVSKLANYFAFLAIFISCLGLFGLAMFTAAQRTKEIGVRKTLGASVPNIILLLSTDFLKPVAMALLIAFPIAWYTMNRWLQGFVYKTEIAWWVFVLAGLLTIGIAILTVGFQSIKAALMNPVKSLKA
- a CDS encoding helix-turn-helix domain-containing protein; the protein is MSLPAKIKEISDAQEFKQFYLEDSRYSYCEECSNVEYSHGNGFLEIVALEDLQKLHNKHIGHQARRKFYSIILLSAGEVTEVIGHQKYHFGPQSMYFIPENQLHAIESWSEDIKGILCMFDADYFLLCIKHQIKLNQFPFFQLDKAPYIKLSDRETQMMQHLFWKLSSEKCQKKTFNDDLLVRMFLNIILLEAERIYNSHTTAQPYNLSRKEQLVAQFQLLVNQHFLEKKQVNEYAGLLHVHPHYLNDVVRETTGFSASYFIQQQLIQEAKSHLLQTNATVSMIAAALNFEDDSYFGRFFKKLTGLTPLQYRKQHKHQ
- a CDS encoding GrpB family protein; this encodes MKITFEQYHPFWKQVFDDLKKELAQEIGFLEPQIEHIGSTSVEGLSAKPIIDILVGVKNEEDLDLIPPVLMRKDYVYYEKYNKEMPYRRFFVKLKQPPQSLSLPVHIRPADTIPEELHNHALRVAHIHVMLLDTEHWIRHIAFRDYLRTHPEVKEEYQQLKEKLSIQEWKDGNEYNEAKDVFLKREEQKAINWYHQLPR
- a CDS encoding tagaturonate reductase — its product is MKLSQKILTQVRGNVHVPAQAHLQLPEKVLQFGTGVLLRGLPDYFIDKANKAGLFNGRVVVVKSTGGGAADFDGQDNLYTLCIRGVAGGEQVTENWINAAISRVLSAGEHWQQILACAHSAAMEVVISNTTEVGITLSDDDIFAAPPASFPGKLLAFLYERFRHFKGDAEKGMVIIPAELIPDNGTKLKEIVLELATRNKLEAAFITWLNTANHFCNSLVDRIVPGRLPAEEQANVEKELGYTDGLMIMAEAYRLWAIETDSEKVKAVLSFNEADEGVVIVPDINLFRELKLRLLNGSHTLSCGLAVLAGFDTVKDAMDDPEMEGYIRALLRQELVPAITDLYIREETAMTFAEAVLDRFRNPYIAHRWLAITMQYTSKMKMRDVPVLLKHYQRTQEVPRLIALGFAAHLLFMRSRKDTSGQYTGEVNGQTYLIQDDFAAWYHDKWQRLEPAVLVKEVLGDTAVWGTDLTAVKGFAHTVTVLLGDMLREGARAMLSGSLRDSSMPL
- a CDS encoding GNAT family N-acetyltransferase — encoded protein: MRVISVRENPEYKDKTIGYLQRSWPEVYPVIYEDSVTHSLTSRNPLPQWYLLELDGMIIGCAGLITNDFISRVDLYPWVCAIYVDEHHRGKGYGALLLEKAKEDTAKAGFTHLYLSTDHVGYYEKYGFTYIGQGYHPWEEESRIYEIRVKGVE